A stretch of the Ostrea edulis chromosome 9, xbOstEdul1.1, whole genome shotgun sequence genome encodes the following:
- the LOC125657980 gene encoding octopamine receptor beta-2R-like: MKEDGFRNNHFSLVSASGSSTTSIELQLPGMLKVSDMPRSVDLLNNTNSNESTHDSELNPPINVFVVVLKAIAMTVIMATAILGNSLVIISVKKFERLRGRVTNYFIVSLAFADIIVAIFVMPFNASQEITGKWMFGRTMCDIFNANDVLFSTASILHLCCISVDRYIAINYPLKYDTKMTNCCACAMILATWIASALISYIPIHAQFYTTWEHYKLLQQNTDSCTFHVNKIYAVVSSSVSFWIPCTIMIFVYIRIFITARRQEKHIRSISFYSYKYADNGNLNSLLPVSTKSKKMSERSRMKREHKAAKTLGVVMGAFIMCFLPFFSWYLITGVCAEKCPYPPILGSMLFWIGYLNSCLNPMIYAFYNMEFRTAFKRLLHMRNSHGSYQSSSSARNNSDGENNKGKFMVVKKEFTLTNV, from the coding sequence ATGAAAGAAGACGGGTTTCGGAACAACCACTTCTCATTGGTGTCAGCCTCCGGAAGCTCCACTACATCAATAGAACTACAGTTACCTGGGATGCTGAAAGTGAGTGATATGCCCAGGAGTGTGGATCTTCTCAACAACACCAACTCCAATGAATCAACGCACGACAGCGAACTGAACCCGCCAATAAACGTATTTGTGGTGGTGCTGAAAGCGATTGCAATGACAGTCATCATGGCAACCGCAATACTAGGAAATTCTCTAGTTATAATCAGTGTAAAGAAGTTTGAAAGACTTCGAGGGAGAGTTACCAACTACTTTATCGTGTCTCTAGCGTTTGCTGATATAATAGTCGCCATTTTCGTCATGCCTTTTAATGCTAGTCAGGAAATCACAGGAAAATGGATGTTCGGAAGAACTATGTGCGACATATTCAATGCTAATGACGTACTCTTCAGCACCGCCTCCATACTGCATCTATGCTGTATTAGCGTCGACCGTTACATTGCTATTAATTATCCTCTCAAATACGAcacaaaaatgacaaattgCTGCGCTTGCGCAATGATCCTTGCCACATGGATCGCTTCCGCTCTTATTTCATATATACCCATTCATGCCCAGTTTTACACGACGTGGGAGCACTACAAACTCTTACAACAAAACACGGATTCTTGTACTTTTCACGTGAATAAAATTTACGCTGTTGTATCTTCAAGTGTGTCGTTTTGGATTCCCTGCACCATTATGATTTTTGTgtatatcagaatattcatAACCGCTCGACGACAGGAGAAGCATATACGTTCCATCAGTTTTTATTCCTACAAGTATGCCGATAATGGTAACTTAAACAGCCTTCTTCCAGTCTCGACAAAATCCAAGAAAATGTCGGAACGTTCGAGAATGAAACGTGAACACAAAGCTGCCAAAACGTTAGGAGTTGTGATGGGCGCATTTATTATGTGTTTTCTCCCTTTCTTTTCCTGGTACCTAATTACTGGTGTGTGTGCAGAAAAGTGTCCCTATCCACCCATATTAGGGTCCATGTTATTTTGGATAGGATATCTAAATTCTTGTTTAAATCCAATGATTTATGCCTTTTACAATATGGAATTCCGGACAGCATTCAAACGGCTTTTGCACATGCGCAACTCTCATGGATCATATCAAAGTAGTTCTTCGGCACGGAATAATTCTGATGGTGAGAATAATAAAGGAAAATTCATGGTAGTGAAAAAGGAATTCACGTTGACAAATGTTTGA